The Sandaracinus amylolyticus genomic interval CACTTCGCCGGTCGTCAGATCCTCGTCGCGCGCCTCGCGCGTCACGTCGACCTGCTCTTCGGTCGCTGCGCCGTCTTCGGCCTCGACCTCCGTCGTGTCGTCGCTCGGCGGTGGCTCCTCGCCAGCCTCGGTCTCCTGCGCCTTCGCCTCGACGCTCCACAGGAGCGCCGCGATCACCACGAGCCATTGCCAGCGCATCAGCGCTCCCCGATCCGAGCGAGCGCGGACGTCGCGACGTCGAGCGGCGGACCCGAGGGCTCCGGGAGGATCCAATCGGCGGGCAGGAGCGAGTCCTCCACGCGAGCGAGGTCCACGTCGGGATCGATCATCCGAGCCATCCGCCGTCCGTTCAGAGACACCCACGCGTCCACGCGTACCTCGACATCCATCTCGCCGCGCGCTCGATGCTCGCGGGCGATGTGATGCGCCAGCTGGAGGATCATGTCCGGCTGCGCCGAGAACTCGACCTCTTGATCGCGCGTGAGGTAGTCGCGCGGCGCGACCTCGCGCTCGAAACGCCGACCACGCGTGCGCACGCGATAGGTCACGCTGCCGTTCTTCTCGCGACAGAGGACGCGCCACGACCACCGCATCCCCTGCTCGTGCCACAGCACGTTCCCGCCATACGCATACGCGCGCAGCGGCATCAGCACGTGGAACGCGCACCACGCACCGAGCGCGACCGTCGCGACGGCGCGCGATCCCGCGAAACGCGGCACCGTCGACGCGATCGAGGGTGCATCGCTTTTCCGCCCGAGCACGCGAAGCACCGCGCGCGGCCACGACGGATCGAAGAACACGAGCGCCGTGACGCTCATGATCCAGGGGAACATCCCGATCTGGAACAGCGAGCCGGTCGCGACGTGGAAGACGAGCAGCGCGGCATACGCGAAGGGCCGCGTGCGACGCCACGAGAGCCAGATCGGGATCGTGAGATCGTAGAGGAACCCCGCCCAGCTCATCGCGTACGCGACCTCGATGCGGTCGAAGTACGCACCGATCACCGGCGTGCTCATCCGCGCGCCGAGCCAGATCTGGAGCGGCTGCGCGTGCAGCAGCCAGTCGCTCGTCAGCTTCGCGAGCGCCGCGAACACGTAGACGACGCCGACCTGGAAGCGCACCAGCCACGTCATCCATCGCGGCAGCGTCGCCGCGCGGAGGTGCGGGCGCAGCTTCGCGTCGAGCGACCACGCGCGATGGAGCGGCAGCACGCTCATCACGAGCGCGAGCACGCTGACGAGATAGTAGTGGTTGAGATAGGTCGTGACGTCGATCAGCTCGACGTACGTGAAGAGCAAGAAGAAGAGGACGATCGCGACGCGGTAGAAGAGCCCGAGCGCGATCAGCGCGCCGCAGATCGCCATCGCCACGAACACCGCGTGGATCCACGGCGCGGGCAGCGGGCGCACCCACTCGAAGCCCCAGTACGTGAAGTGGAAGGTCGGGCGCGCGTAGAAGCGCTCGACCCAGCCCTCCGCGACGAATCGCGTCGGGATCACGACGGCGAGCACGCCGAACACGATCCGGAACACGGCGAGGGCCGCCGCGTCGGTCGGCTGGTGGGCGCGCGCCCAGAGGCTCGACAGCACGCTCCGCATCGCGACCCGATCAGTCGTTGTCTTCGGCGGCGCCCATCGGGAGCTCGAGCGCGAGCACGGTGCGGAACTCGGCCTTGAAGAGATCGGTGATCGCCTTCACCGCCGCGTACATCGCGGCGTACTCGTCGACGTGCGCCGCGAACGTGGTCGCATCGACCGGCGGCAGCGCCGCCGCGAGCGCGACCGCGGCCGCGATCTTGGTGCGCATGTCCGCCTCGAGCTCGGTCGCGCCGACGGTGAGCAGCAGATCGTCGAAGCCGATCGCGTCGGTGCCCTCGGGCGCGCCGAGGAAGAGCGCCTGGAACGCCTGCAGGTTCGGCAGGATGTGCTCGCTCGAGCGATGCGCGTAGCGCGACTCGAGGAGCTCGGGACAGCTCTCGCTCTCGCAACGATCGTTGATCGACGCCGGGGCGCCGAGCTTCGAGTCCTTGATCTGCCGATCCAGATAGAACATCGCGTGGAAGATCGCGTTCAGCCCGTCCTGCGACATCGGGTAGACGGTGCTGCCCTCGCCCGCCGTCGCGAGCTGCGTCACGAATGCGCCGCCCTCGGGGGCCCACGCCGCGAGCAGCGCGTCGGCTGCGCGATCGACGAGCTGCGCCAGCGCGTGTGCATGCGCCGCGCGCCGCGCACGGACGCCGCTCTCCCCGAGCGCAGCCCACGCCTCGGGATCGACGGTCACGGCCGCGCCGGGATCGCAGTCGTGATCGGCGCTCGGCTCGAAGAGCAGGTACTCGATCGCGCCGAGGCCGAGCATGTAAGGGCCCTGCCGCCGCAGCGTCTCGAGGTCCTCGTACACGCCCGACTGCGTCGCGACGTCGATGCGACACCGGTTGAACGAGGGCCACGCGTACATCGCCTCGCGAAGGCCGCGTCCGCCCGTGACCTCTCCGCCGGCCATGCCGCCCGGCCCGAGCTGGAGCAGCTCGGCGCGCTCGACCACGACCATCGTGCTGCGCCATGCGTCCTGCGCCGCTGCGCGGGTGTCGTCGCTCGGCGCGCTCGCGT includes:
- a CDS encoding HTTM domain-containing protein, whose protein sequence is MRSVLSSLWARAHQPTDAAALAVFRIVFGVLAVVIPTRFVAEGWVERFYARPTFHFTYWGFEWVRPLPAPWIHAVFVAMAICGALIALGLFYRVAIVLFFLLFTYVELIDVTTYLNHYYLVSVLALVMSVLPLHRAWSLDAKLRPHLRAATLPRWMTWLVRFQVGVVYVFAALAKLTSDWLLHAQPLQIWLGARMSTPVIGAYFDRIEVAYAMSWAGFLYDLTIPIWLSWRRTRPFAYAALLVFHVATGSLFQIGMFPWIMSVTALVFFDPSWPRAVLRVLGRKSDAPSIASTVPRFAGSRAVATVALGAWCAFHVLMPLRAYAYGGNVLWHEQGMRWSWRVLCREKNGSVTYRVRTRGRRFEREVAPRDYLTRDQEVEFSAQPDMILQLAHHIAREHRARGEMDVEVRVDAWVSLNGRRMARMIDPDVDLARVEDSLLPADWILPEPSGPPLDVATSALARIGER
- a CDS encoding imelysin family protein produces the protein MLPAATAALAIGCVIVSSSTQEPPREDASTEPVDSGPRPDVSDTRDAGGLTRAEATRALLVSIGERVVLPTYRELATETEALVAATQAHASAPSDDTRAAAQDAWRSTMVVVERAELLQLGPGGMAGGEVTGGRGLREAMYAWPSFNRCRIDVATQSGVYEDLETLRRQGPYMLGLGAIEYLLFEPSADHDCDPGAAVTVDPEAWAALGESGVRARRAAHAHALAQLVDRAADALLAAWAPEGGAFVTQLATAGEGSTVYPMSQDGLNAIFHAMFYLDRQIKDSKLGAPASINDRCESESCPELLESRYAHRSSEHILPNLQAFQALFLGAPEGTDAIGFDDLLLTVGATELEADMRTKIAAAVALAAALPPVDATTFAAHVDEYAAMYAAVKAITDLFKAEFRTVLALELPMGAAEDND